A stretch of DNA from Candidatus Bathyarchaeota archaeon:
CAAAACGTGTACAGCGAGACCAATCTAGCTTTGGCAAATGAACTTGCCTTCCTCTGTGAAAAACTTAAAATAGACTTTCTTGAAATCTTGAAAGTTGCCAACAAAGACGCTGCATTTTATTTGCCATTGCCCGGCATAACAGATGGTGCGGTTCGAAGAGATTTTTATCTGCTTCTAGAAGAGGCTGAAAACGTAAACTTGAACCCTCGTTTGATGCTTTTAGCTGGAAAGATAAATGACGAAGTTGTGGATTACGCGTTTCGCTTGGTTAAGGATGCGCTGAAGGTTTGTGGTAAGACGGTGAGGAGAGCAAAAGTTTCGGTTTTAGGGATTTCTCGACGCCCAAACGTAAAAGAACGGCCTAGAGCTTTGATTAAGAACATTATTAATCTTCTAAAAAAGAAGGTGAGGACAGTACAGGTTTACGACCCATTCTTTTCCCAGAAAGAGTTGACAGAGCTTGGCTTTAAAGGAGAAAAATTGTCAAAGGCAGTTGAAGGAACGGACTGCATAATTGTTCTAGCAGGGCATTCGAAATTCGAACGATTGAACTTGAAAAAAATTAAGTTCTTGGCGAAAAAGTCGCCTGCAATAGTAGACCTTGGTCACGTAATAGACCCAGTTAAGGCAGAGGAATATGGGTTTGTATATCGTGGCTTAGGCAGGGGAGTTTGGACAAAATGAGTAAGCTTGGTGTGGCAGTTATAGGCGTTGGGTTCTGGGGTAAAAACCACGTGAGAGTATTCAGTGAACTCTCGGAGACAGAACTTGTGGCGGTTTGCGACGTAAACATAGAAAGAGCGAAAACCATTGCCGGACAATACGATGGTGTCGAAGCGTACAGTGACAGTCGAAAATTGCTGAAACGAAAAGATATTGAAGCAGTTAGCATCTGCACGTGGACGACAACCCACGCGGTTGAAGCCATGAGAGCGTTAAAAGCTGGAAAAAATGCGCTGGTTGAAAAGCCGTTAGCCAGCACAATCAGAGAAGCAAGGAAAATCGTGGATTTCGCAAAACAAGAGAACATGCATTTGATGGTGGGGTTCATAGAGAGATTCAATCCAGGCGTCCAGCGAGCTAAAGACATATTGAAAAAAGGGGAAATCGGCGAGCTCGTCTCAGCTACCGCAAAACGGGTTTCACAATGGCCTGAAAGAATCGGTGACGTAGGAGTTGTAAAAGACTACGCAATCCACGAGATAGATGTTATGCGAAAGATCTTTGAAGATGACCCAACAACGGTTTACGCAAGAGTTGGAAATCTGAAGCACACAAAATTTGAAGACTATGCCCAAATAATGCTTA
This window harbors:
- a CDS encoding nucleotide sugar dehydrogenase, whose amino-acid sequence is MNVQEEDIDSFEKCRNYTVSIIECGNIGIPHACLFADAGFKVVGVNANPHILKSLKKGQSPFFKERTYRTLEKYMKEGVFTASSDARKAASESDIIVIATQIAVDGKKKPDYSLLEKTCKEVGIGLKKGSLVLFVSATGPGTVEGSMCEIFEKTSGLKAGLDFSLASSPIKANSQKRLSKLSNSLRVVGAIDEPSLRTASLVLNRISKSEILKVSSIKTAEAVNLFQNVYSETNLALANELAFLCEKLKIDFLEILKVANKDAAFYLPLPGITDGAVRRDFYLLLEEAENVNLNPRLMLLAGKINDEVVDYAFRLVKDALKVCGKTVRRAKVSVLGISRRPNVKERPRALIKNIINLLKKKVRTVQVYDPFFSQKELTELGFKGEKLSKAVEGTDCIIVLAGHSKFERLNLKKIKFLAKKSPAIVDLGHVIDPVKAEEYGFVYRGLGRGVWTK
- a CDS encoding Gfo/Idh/MocA family oxidoreductase codes for the protein MSKLGVAVIGVGFWGKNHVRVFSELSETELVAVCDVNIERAKTIAGQYDGVEAYSDSRKLLKRKDIEAVSICTWTTTHAVEAMRALKAGKNALVEKPLASTIREARKIVDFAKQENMHLMVGFIERFNPGVQRAKDILKKGEIGELVSATAKRVSQWPERIGDVGVVKDYAIHEIDVMRKIFEDDPTTVYARVGNLKHTKFEDYAQIMLTFKRGKTAFIEANWLTPDKIRNLTLTGSGAIMSLDYLKQEITVETSEKTLKPRYEWREPLKLELQHFAKSILRNEEPEVTGVDGLKALVIAEAAIKSSEKGSAIKLKFDKT